The Streptococcus sp. S5 genome contains a region encoding:
- a CDS encoding barstar family protein, whose amino-acid sequence MKNRIHYITKLELKDRLPFSGFVAIFDGKQIQNKEELFHFFEKIVGLPDANNWSSITDWLTDLSWIKAEEYSFIFENYDSFLKDDLSSKVLFLEILEEDVLPWWESDVEKHVVGSKVKSFQVYIVEN is encoded by the coding sequence GTGAAAAATAGAATTCATTACATTACAAAACTTGAATTGAAAGATCGATTGCCTTTCAGTGGCTTTGTAGCAATTTTTGATGGGAAGCAGATCCAAAACAAAGAAGAGCTATTTCATTTTTTTGAAAAAATTGTCGGCCTTCCCGATGCGAATAATTGGTCGTCTATTACGGATTGGCTAACGGACCTCTCATGGATAAAAGCTGAAGAATACAGCTTTATTTTTGAAAATTATGATAGTTTCTTAAAAGATGACTTATCTTCTAAAGTCTTATTTTTAGAAATTTTGGAAGAAGATGTTCTTCCTTGGTGGGAAAGTGATGTTGAAAAACATGTTGTTGGCAGTAAGGTCAAGAGTTTTCAAGTTTACATAGTGGAAAATTAA
- a CDS encoding DUF3592 domain-containing protein, which produces MTKALYIQIILLFTAFFSFLLLIYFLFYKKEKNIQKYATMQVIGEVVKHSYLNGSDLAALPVVEYVVDGERYQKRFSYSTFETTTSKKAKADVFDTKFIRSPYHVLNLKSIFPIGSKMTVWYNPQKPKQGFVERYPGHDRILRLHIIIFGTLYILLIVIVTFFYVM; this is translated from the coding sequence ATGACGAAAGCCCTATATATTCAAATAATATTGCTCTTCACAGCTTTTTTTAGCTTCCTTCTTTTAATATATTTTTTGTTCTACAAAAAGGAGAAGAATATCCAGAAATATGCAACTATGCAAGTTATTGGAGAAGTGGTTAAACATAGTTATTTAAATGGTTCGGATTTAGCTGCCTTACCAGTTGTTGAATATGTGGTAGATGGAGAAAGATATCAAAAACGTTTCTCTTATTCAACTTTTGAAACAACAACATCGAAAAAAGCGAAAGCTGACGTATTTGATACAAAATTTATCAGAAGTCCCTATCATGTATTAAATTTAAAAAGTATATTTCCAATTGGTTCTAAAATGACGGTATGGTACAATCCCCAAAAACCTAAACAAGGCTTCGTTGAAAGGTATCCAGGTCATGACAGAATCTTACGATTACATATCATTATTTTTGGTACTCTCTATATATTATTGATTGTGATAGTTACTTTTTTCTATGTCATGTAA
- a CDS encoding glycoside hydrolase family 3 N-terminal domain-containing protein: protein MKKIIYPSAALLTAFALLSVQTAKADTVQTPDQANEPAATVEEVVASPAPETSTENQEGVAEPSTVTDREAVPAASPTETTTETASPQVEKLLEDMPLKQKVTQMIMPDFRKWQEAGQESPQDLTKVNAEVADAIDKYDFGGVILFAENVKETKQTLALTQDMQKAANENKANNGKIPLLLAIDQEGGIVYRLGTGTALPGNMAIGATNDPKLAKEAGQIIGRELSALGLNVDFAPVLDTNNNPQNPVIGLRSFSSDPNRVAYLGIPMMKGIQDYNVAVAAKHFPGHGDTAVDSHTGLPLVDKSLAELEKLELLPFKKAMDEGVDLLMTAHIQYPQIEKDQVVSKETGEKIYVPATLSDDILTGLVRKKYGYKGVIVSDAMGMDAIAKNFGEVEAVKMAIKAGVDLVLMPTTLRSKADLTKIDTIVNAVVDAVQTGDISEERLNDSVRRILTLKEKRGVLNFDPSARTAEKAEEAVGSTLNRDLERKIAAAAVTVVKNEDNTLPFKVQTGDHVLLLGAFENEVPGLNLGMRRLIADGVLPKDTSFVAKNFTKESTLDSLKEDLEKATHIVVISEIGYEGQLDKDFWRTKIPTEIVNYANTNHKKAAVLSISKPYDVANYPAAKAILAVYGNKGMDPTESLKPDNAFGPNIPAGVEVIFNGKEHLGTLPVDIPKIVDGKMSETEYAYRIGHGLFYPAPAPLPTPEVQDPTSPVQEPTHQTQPVEVGNTGTQVLVSKQEKASTLDGPQVTPIAVKQATDQAPASVSGSPASSVLPKTGQTGNLLSLMGISLLTFLGSFVYPRKKH, encoded by the coding sequence ATGAAAAAAATCATTTATCCATCTGCGGCCCTATTAACGGCTTTTGCTCTATTATCGGTCCAAACAGCAAAGGCAGACACAGTTCAAACACCGGATCAAGCCAATGAACCGGCAGCAACAGTCGAAGAGGTTGTGGCTTCTCCAGCTCCAGAAACCTCCACAGAAAATCAGGAAGGGGTAGCAGAACCGTCAACTGTGACTGATCGTGAAGCAGTCCCGGCAGCTTCCCCAACGGAAACAACAACGGAGACGGCATCTCCTCAAGTGGAAAAACTACTTGAAGACATGCCTCTCAAGCAAAAGGTCACCCAAATGATCATGCCGGACTTCCGTAAGTGGCAGGAGGCAGGTCAGGAGTCACCACAAGATCTTACCAAGGTCAATGCTGAAGTAGCAGATGCGATAGACAAGTATGATTTTGGAGGCGTCATTCTTTTTGCTGAAAACGTTAAAGAAACCAAGCAGACCCTGGCTCTGACGCAAGATATGCAAAAGGCAGCGAATGAAAACAAGGCCAACAATGGGAAAATTCCGCTCTTATTAGCCATCGACCAAGAAGGGGGCATCGTCTACCGCTTGGGGACAGGGACAGCCCTTCCTGGCAATATGGCCATTGGGGCTACCAATGATCCCAAACTAGCGAAAGAAGCCGGTCAAATCATCGGACGTGAACTTTCTGCACTAGGCTTGAATGTGGATTTTGCTCCGGTTCTAGATACCAATAACAATCCTCAAAACCCTGTGATTGGGCTTCGTTCCTTCTCATCTGACCCAAATCGGGTTGCCTACTTGGGTATTCCGATGATGAAAGGCATTCAGGACTACAATGTCGCTGTAGCGGCCAAGCATTTCCCAGGTCATGGAGATACAGCGGTCGATTCACATACAGGTCTCCCCTTGGTGGATAAATCTCTTGCTGAGCTTGAAAAATTGGAACTCCTTCCATTCAAAAAAGCTATGGATGAAGGGGTAGACCTCTTGATGACGGCTCATATCCAATACCCTCAAATTGAAAAAGATCAGGTCGTGTCAAAAGAAACAGGTGAGAAAATCTATGTTCCAGCGACTCTATCTGATGATATTTTAACGGGCTTGGTACGGAAGAAATACGGCTATAAGGGCGTGATTGTCTCCGATGCCATGGGAATGGATGCTATTGCTAAGAACTTCGGTGAGGTGGAAGCCGTGAAGATGGCCATAAAAGCCGGAGTTGATCTGGTCTTGATGCCAACGACCCTTCGCAGCAAAGCCGATTTGACCAAGATTGATACCATTGTCAATGCAGTGGTAGATGCGGTCCAAACCGGTGACATCTCAGAAGAACGCTTAAATGATTCGGTTCGCCGGATTCTGACCCTCAAAGAAAAACGTGGGGTCCTGAATTTTGATCCAAGTGCTCGGACAGCTGAAAAAGCAGAAGAAGCAGTTGGATCTACCCTCAACCGTGACTTGGAACGCAAGATTGCAGCAGCAGCGGTGACGGTTGTAAAAAATGAAGACAATACCTTGCCATTTAAGGTGCAAACAGGGGACCATGTCTTACTACTCGGAGCTTTTGAAAATGAAGTCCCAGGACTAAATTTGGGCATGCGTCGCTTAATCGCGGATGGAGTGCTTCCAAAAGATACCTCCTTTGTGGCCAAGAACTTCACTAAGGAATCCACCCTTGATAGTCTAAAAGAAGACCTTGAAAAAGCCACCCATATCGTAGTGATTTCAGAGATCGGTTATGAAGGGCAACTGGATAAAGATTTCTGGCGGACCAAGATTCCAACAGAAATCGTCAATTATGCCAATACCAACCATAAGAAGGCAGCTGTCCTTTCTATCTCTAAACCTTATGATGTAGCCAACTATCCCGCAGCCAAAGCCATTTTAGCAGTCTATGGAAATAAGGGAATGGATCCAACGGAATCCCTCAAACCAGACAATGCATTTGGTCCTAATATTCCTGCAGGAGTGGAAGTCATCTTCAATGGCAAGGAACATCTAGGTACCTTACCGGTTGATATTCCAAAAATTGTAGACGGAAAAATGTCGGAAACAGAGTATGCCTACCGCATTGGTCATGGTCTTTTCTATCCAGCACCTGCTCCATTGCCAACACCAGAAGTCCAAGATCCAACTTCACCAGTCCAAGAACCAACCCATCAGACACAACCAGTAGAGGTTGGTAACACAGGAACACAGGTCCTTGTTAGCAAGCAAGAAAAAGCTAGCACTCTTGATGGTCCACAAGTTACTCCGATCGCTGTGAAACAAGCCACTGATCAGGCTCCTGCAAGTGTTTCAGGAAGTCCTGCATCATCGGTATTGCCAAAAACCGGTCAAACAGGGAACCTCCTCTCCCTCATGGGCATCAGCCTCTTAACCTTCCTTGGATCTTTTGTCTATCCAAGAAAGAAACACTAA
- a CDS encoding DUF1307 domain-containing protein: MNKTTKMLAVFLTAGLLLAGCAQKETTKSTSPSSTKATSKATSKSSAKEKTKGSSTDESKKEDALAGAQKTVLETSDEAGKSTITLYYKGDTLLVQEKVDDYDVSKVPGENPLETMKEAVAKSQEKFKDLMGHGFELTSEYKDGIFYIRNTIDYTKIDFNKLKEIVPGFNPLDDKTVSYSVTKDSLIKGGMVEK, from the coding sequence ATGAATAAAACCACAAAAATGTTAGCCGTCTTCTTGACAGCGGGTCTTCTTTTAGCTGGTTGCGCACAAAAAGAGACTACAAAATCTACTAGTCCATCGTCTACTAAGGCGACAAGTAAAGCAACAAGCAAATCATCCGCTAAAGAAAAGACAAAAGGGTCATCAACTGATGAAAGCAAAAAAGAAGATGCACTAGCAGGTGCACAAAAAACTGTTCTCGAAACGAGTGATGAAGCAGGTAAGTCAACTATCACCTTGTATTACAAGGGAGATACCTTGTTAGTACAAGAAAAAGTTGATGATTACGACGTCTCAAAAGTGCCTGGTGAGAACCCTCTTGAAACCATGAAAGAAGCCGTCGCTAAGAGTCAAGAAAAATTCAAAGATTTGATGGGACATGGATTTGAACTAACATCAGAATACAAAGACGGAATCTTTTATATCCGCAATACCATTGATTACACAAAAATCGATTTTAATAAATTAAAAGAAATCGTACCAGGATTTAATCCCCTAGATGACAAAACAGTCAGTTATTCAGTAACGAAAGACAGTCTTATCAAAGGCGGAATGGTAGAAAAATAA
- a CDS encoding galactokinase has product MTTTITSQDLQAKFQAVFGEKADHTFFSPGRINLIGEHTDYNGGHVFPAAITLGTYGAARKREDKVLRFFSGNFEDKGIIEVPLENLHFEKEHNWTNYPKGVLHFLQEAGHVIDSGMDVYVYGNIPNGSGLSSSASLELLIGVIAEKLYDLHLDRLDLVKIGKQTENYFIGVNSGIMDQFAIGMGADQRAIYLDTNTLEYDLVPLDLKDNVVVIMNTNKRRELADSKYNERRSECETAVSELQEKLDIQTLGELDLWAFDAYSYLIKDENRIKRARHAVLENQRTLQARKALEAGDLEGFGRLMNASHVSLEHDYEVTGLELDTLVHTAWEQEGVLGARMTGAGFGGCAIALVNKDKVEAFKKAVGKRYEEVVGYAPSFYIAEVAAGTRVLD; this is encoded by the coding sequence ATGACGACAACAATCACATCTCAAGATTTACAAGCAAAATTCCAGGCTGTCTTTGGGGAAAAGGCTGACCATACCTTCTTTTCACCAGGACGGATTAATCTGATTGGTGAACACACGGACTATAACGGAGGCCATGTTTTCCCAGCGGCTATCACACTCGGTACCTACGGAGCGGCAAGAAAGCGTGAGGATAAGGTCTTGCGTTTCTTCTCAGGAAACTTTGAAGACAAGGGGATCATTGAAGTTCCACTTGAAAATCTCCACTTTGAAAAAGAGCACAACTGGACCAACTATCCAAAAGGCGTGCTCCACTTCTTGCAAGAAGCTGGTCATGTCATTGATAGCGGTATGGACGTCTATGTCTACGGCAATATTCCAAATGGATCCGGTCTTTCTTCTTCAGCTTCTCTTGAGCTCTTAATTGGCGTCATCGCTGAGAAACTATATGATCTTCACTTAGATCGTCTAGATCTGGTCAAGATCGGGAAACAAACCGAAAATTACTTCATCGGAGTTAACTCTGGGATCATGGACCAATTTGCCATCGGTATGGGAGCTGATCAACGGGCTATTTACCTCGATACCAACACCCTAGAGTATGATTTGGTACCGCTGGACCTCAAAGACAATGTCGTAGTCATCATGAATACCAACAAACGCCGGGAATTAGCGGATTCAAAATACAATGAACGTCGTTCAGAATGTGAAACCGCCGTTTCTGAACTCCAAGAAAAATTGGATATCCAAACCTTAGGGGAATTGGATCTCTGGGCTTTTGATGCCTACAGCTACTTGATCAAGGATGAAAATCGCATCAAACGGGCTCGTCATGCAGTTCTTGAAAACCAACGGACCCTCCAAGCACGCAAGGCCCTTGAAGCAGGGGATTTGGAAGGCTTTGGCCGTCTCATGAATGCTTCCCACGTATCCTTGGAGCATGACTACGAAGTGACTGGTCTAGAATTGGATACCTTGGTGCATACAGCCTGGGAACAAGAAGGTGTCTTGGGCGCTCGTATGACTGGAGCAGGCTTTGGTGGTTGTGCCATTGCCCTCGTAAACAAAGATAAGGTTGAAGCCTTTAAAAAAGCTGTTGGCAAACGCTATGAAGAAGTCGTTGGCTATGCGCCAAGCTTCTATATTGCAGAGGTTGCGGCAGGAACACGGGTACTCGATTAA
- a CDS encoding M42 family metallopeptidase, which translates to MNQTVTYLQELTAIPSPTGFTREIADYLVKTIEGFGYEVTRTAKGGVNVTVPGVITDKQRYVTAHVDTLGAIVRAVKADGRLKLDRIGGFPWNMIEGENCTVHVANTGKTHSGTILVHQTSCHVYKDAGTVERTQDNMEVRLDEKVTNEKETRALGIEVGDFVSFDPRTIVTDTGFIKSRHLDDKVSAAILLNLLRVYKEENIQLPVTTTFAFSVFEEVGHGANSSIPSEVVEYLAVDMGAMGDDQATDEYTVSICVKDASGPYHYEFRQHLVALAKAQEIPYKLDIYPFYGSDASAAMSAGAEVKHALLGAGIESSHSYERTHLDSVVATERMVDAYLKSDLVE; encoded by the coding sequence ATGAATCAGACAGTGACTTATTTGCAGGAATTGACAGCCATTCCTTCACCGACCGGTTTTACACGGGAGATCGCAGACTATTTGGTCAAAACCATTGAAGGCTTTGGGTATGAGGTAACTCGGACTGCTAAGGGAGGCGTGAATGTGACCGTGCCTGGTGTAATCACAGACAAGCAACGCTATGTCACAGCCCATGTGGATACCTTGGGGGCTATTGTCCGCGCTGTGAAAGCAGATGGCCGCCTCAAGCTAGACCGTATCGGTGGTTTCCCTTGGAATATGATTGAAGGGGAAAATTGTACAGTCCATGTAGCTAATACAGGAAAGACCCATTCGGGGACAATTTTGGTCCATCAGACTTCTTGCCACGTCTACAAGGATGCGGGAACTGTCGAGCGGACCCAGGATAATATGGAAGTCCGTCTGGATGAAAAAGTGACCAACGAAAAAGAAACCCGTGCCCTTGGCATTGAAGTAGGTGATTTTGTCAGCTTTGATCCACGGACCATTGTGACAGACACCGGCTTTATCAAATCTCGTCACTTGGATGACAAGGTGAGTGCAGCGATTCTCTTGAATCTTCTGCGCGTCTACAAGGAAGAGAATATTCAATTGCCAGTAACGACTACCTTTGCCTTTTCAGTCTTTGAAGAAGTGGGGCATGGAGCTAATTCTAGTATCCCGTCTGAAGTGGTAGAGTACTTGGCAGTGGATATGGGGGCTATGGGAGATGACCAAGCGACGGATGAATACACGGTATCCATCTGTGTCAAAGATGCTTCAGGACCGTATCACTACGAATTCCGTCAGCATTTGGTAGCCTTGGCAAAAGCCCAAGAAATCCCTTATAAGTTGGATATCTATCCTTTCTACGGATCAGATGCCTCTGCAGCCATGAGCGCAGGAGCAGAAGTGAAACACGCTCTTCTCGGGGCAGGGATCGAATCTAGCCACTCATATGAGCGGACTCACTTGGATTCTGTAGTCGCAACAGAGCGCATGGTCGATGCCTACCTCAAGAGCGACTTAGTAGAGTAA
- the galT gene encoding UDP-glucose--hexose-1-phosphate uridylyltransferase, producing the protein MTEQVLDAFVTAVIAASDYEEMDRIYLKNRVMSRVGEEGLDAPAKKEDLIALKDQLVEIAVANSKIQDSMAAKDSLGAELMDWITPSPSQVNHRFWETYRQSKEDAIADFYALSKRNDYIKVNAIAQNIAFETQTPYGSLEITINLSKPEKDPKDIAAAKLAKASHYPACQLCFENEGYQGRLDHPARANHRIIRFDMDGHDWGFQYSPYAYFNEHCIFLDSQHVPMAISRKTFERLLTIVETFSGYFAGSNADLPIVGGSILTHDHYQGGRHTFPMELAPVEESFSVEGFEAVSVGIVNWPMSVLRLQSDDKAQLIALADHILTAWRGYSDPAAQVLAVSDGQPHHTITPIARIRDGHYELDLVLRDNQTSPEHPDGIYHPHADVQHIKKENIGLIEVMGLAILPPRLKEELKQVQDYLLGRESTVATYHQAWADDLKATHPAITNEAEAESLVRESVGQIFARVLEDAGVYKRTAEGQAAFRRFVATL; encoded by the coding sequence ATGACAGAACAGGTATTAGATGCATTTGTCACGGCCGTCATTGCGGCGAGTGACTACGAAGAGATGGATCGGATTTATCTAAAAAATCGCGTCATGAGTCGCGTTGGAGAAGAAGGGCTAGATGCCCCAGCCAAAAAAGAAGACTTGATTGCACTCAAAGATCAGTTGGTGGAGATTGCGGTTGCGAATAGCAAGATCCAGGACAGTATGGCCGCCAAGGACAGCTTGGGTGCGGAGTTGATGGATTGGATTACCCCTAGTCCTAGTCAAGTCAACCATCGCTTTTGGGAGACCTACCGTCAGTCCAAGGAAGACGCGATTGCTGATTTCTATGCCCTCTCTAAGCGCAATGATTACATCAAGGTCAATGCGATTGCGCAAAACATTGCCTTTGAGACACAAACTCCCTATGGTTCTCTTGAAATCACCATCAATCTGTCAAAACCTGAAAAAGATCCTAAAGACATTGCAGCGGCCAAACTTGCTAAAGCCAGTCATTATCCAGCCTGCCAATTATGCTTTGAAAATGAAGGCTATCAAGGTCGCCTAGACCATCCAGCCCGGGCCAATCACCGGATCATCCGCTTTGATATGGACGGTCATGATTGGGGTTTCCAGTATTCCCCTTATGCCTACTTCAATGAACACTGCATTTTCCTCGATAGCCAGCATGTTCCCATGGCCATTAGCCGCAAGACCTTTGAGCGACTCTTGACTATTGTCGAGACTTTTTCAGGCTATTTTGCAGGGTCCAATGCAGACCTGCCCATTGTAGGGGGATCCATCCTGACTCATGACCATTACCAAGGCGGACGCCACACCTTCCCTATGGAGCTAGCTCCTGTTGAGGAAAGCTTTAGCGTTGAGGGATTTGAGGCTGTATCGGTAGGAATTGTCAACTGGCCCATGTCCGTGCTTCGTCTGCAATCAGATGACAAGGCGCAATTGATTGCCCTGGCAGACCATATCCTAACAGCCTGGCGAGGCTACTCGGATCCAGCAGCTCAAGTTTTAGCGGTATCCGATGGTCAGCCCCACCATACCATTACCCCCATTGCACGGATACGTGATGGGCATTATGAACTGGACTTGGTGCTCCGTGACAACCAAACCTCACCAGAGCATCCAGATGGGATCTATCACCCACATGCAGATGTGCAACACATTAAAAAAGAAAATATCGGCCTGATCGAAGTCATGGGCCTGGCCATTTTGCCACCTCGCCTCAAGGAAGAGCTCAAGCAGGTTCAAGACTATTTGCTTGGACGTGAGAGCACAGTGGCAACCTACCACCAGGCTTGGGCAGATGATTTGAAAGCCACTCACCCAGCTATCACAAACGAAGCAGAGGCAGAATCCCTTGTCCGTGAATCAGTCGGTCAGATCTTTGCGCGCGTGCTCGAAGATGCCGGAGTCTACAAGCGAACAGCAGAAGGACAAGCTGCCTTTAGACGCTTTGTTGCGACACTTTAA
- the gtfA gene encoding sucrose phosphorylase, translated as MPIQNKTMLITYSDSLGNNLKDLYENLEKHFGDAVGGVHLLPFFPSTGDRGFAPVDYDQVDPAFGDWEDVKRLGDKYYLMFDFMINHISRQSKYYKDYQEKHDQSAYKDLFLNWDKFWPENRPTQADVDLIYKRKDRAPKQAITFADGTTEHLWNTFGEEQIDLDVTKEVTMDFIRKTIEHLASNGCDLIRLDAFAYAVKKLDTNDFFVEPDIWDLLDKVRDMAAGYGAELLPEIHEHYSIQFKIADHDYYVYDFALPMVTLYSLYSSKVDRLAKWLKMSPMKQFTTLDTHDGIGVVDVKDILTDEEIDYASNELYKVGANVKRKYSTAEYNNLDIYQINSTYYSALGDDDRKYFLARLIQAFAPGIPQVYYVGFLAGKNDLELLENTKEGRNINRHYYSNEEIAQEVERPVVKSLLKLFSFRNNSQAFDLEGSIEVETPDEHTIVITRQNKDQTVTATARINLADGTYQVTENGQDIVF; from the coding sequence ATGCCAATTCAAAACAAAACCATGTTAATTACTTACTCAGATAGCTTAGGAAATAACCTTAAGGATCTCTATGAAAATCTAGAGAAGCACTTTGGGGATGCAGTAGGTGGGGTTCACCTCTTGCCATTTTTCCCATCAACTGGTGACCGAGGCTTTGCGCCTGTGGACTATGACCAAGTGGATCCAGCCTTTGGAGATTGGGAAGATGTCAAACGCTTGGGCGACAAGTACTATCTTATGTTTGACTTTATGATCAATCACATTTCTCGTCAATCTAAATACTACAAGGACTACCAAGAAAAGCATGACCAAAGTGCCTACAAGGATCTCTTTCTCAACTGGGACAAGTTCTGGCCAGAGAATCGCCCAACTCAAGCAGATGTAGATTTGATTTATAAGCGCAAAGACCGGGCTCCTAAACAAGCCATCACTTTTGCGGATGGGACGACTGAGCATCTCTGGAATACCTTTGGGGAAGAGCAGATTGACCTAGACGTGACCAAGGAAGTGACCATGGATTTTATTCGCAAGACCATCGAACACCTGGCAAGCAATGGCTGTGACCTCATTCGTTTGGACGCCTTTGCCTATGCGGTGAAGAAATTGGACACCAATGATTTCTTCGTGGAGCCAGACATTTGGGATTTGTTGGATAAGGTGCGCGATATGGCGGCAGGCTACGGTGCTGAGCTTCTTCCAGAGATTCATGAGCACTATTCCATTCAGTTTAAGATTGCTGACCACGATTATTATGTCTATGACTTCGCGCTTCCAATGGTGACCCTCTATAGCCTCTATAGCTCAAAAGTGGATCGCCTTGCCAAGTGGTTGAAGATGAGTCCCATGAAGCAATTCACGACACTTGACACACATGACGGGATTGGGGTAGTTGATGTCAAGGATATCTTGACAGATGAAGAAATTGACTATGCATCAAATGAGCTCTACAAGGTAGGAGCAAATGTGAAACGCAAGTATTCAACAGCAGAGTACAACAACTTGGACATCTACCAAATCAATTCGACCTACTATTCAGCACTTGGAGATGACGATCGCAAGTACTTCCTAGCCCGCTTGATTCAAGCCTTTGCGCCGGGCATTCCACAAGTGTATTATGTTGGATTCCTAGCTGGGAAGAATGATTTGGAACTCTTAGAAAACACCAAGGAAGGACGCAATATCAACCGTCATTACTACAGCAATGAAGAAATTGCTCAAGAAGTAGAGCGTCCAGTTGTGAAATCCCTTCTCAAGCTCTTTAGTTTCCGGAACAACTCGCAAGCTTTTGACTTAGAAGGAAGCATTGAGGTGGAAACACCAGATGAACATACCATTGTCATTACGCGCCAAAACAAAGACCAGACCGTCACAGCAACAGCCCGAATCAATCTTGCTGACGGGACTTACCAAGTGACAGAAAATGGTCAAGACATTGTGTTTTAA
- the galE gene encoding UDP-glucose 4-epimerase GalE, translating into MAILVLGGAGYIGSHMVDRLVNEGQEKVVVVDSLVTGHRAAVHPDAVFYQGDLADQDFMRTVFKEHGDIDAVIHFAAYSLVAESMADPLKYFDNNTAGMVKLLEVMHECGVHYIVFSSTAATYGIPEEIPILETTPQKPINPYGESKLMMETIMRWADQAYGIKYVPLRYFNVAGAKPDGSIGEDHGPETHLLPIVLQVAQGKREKISIFGDDYKTPDGTNVRDYVHPFDLADAHLLAVEYLRNGNPSTAFNLGSSTGFSNLQIVEAARKVTGHPIPLELADRRPGDPDTLIASSEKARAILGWQPKFDNIETIIQTAWAWHSSHPDGYNDR; encoded by the coding sequence ATGGCAATACTCGTACTCGGAGGAGCTGGTTATATCGGTTCCCACATGGTGGACCGTTTGGTCAATGAAGGACAGGAAAAAGTCGTCGTGGTCGATAGTCTGGTCACAGGCCACCGTGCAGCGGTACATCCAGATGCTGTCTTTTACCAAGGAGACCTAGCAGATCAAGACTTTATGCGCACTGTTTTTAAGGAACATGGAGATATCGATGCGGTCATCCACTTTGCAGCTTACTCACTAGTCGCTGAGTCTATGGCAGATCCATTGAAATATTTTGACAATAATACAGCTGGCATGGTCAAACTCTTGGAAGTCATGCATGAATGTGGGGTGCACTACATCGTCTTTTCTTCAACTGCTGCTACCTACGGTATTCCAGAAGAAATTCCGATTCTTGAAACCACTCCACAAAAACCGATTAATCCCTATGGCGAAAGTAAGCTCATGATGGAAACCATCATGCGCTGGGCCGATCAAGCCTACGGCATCAAGTATGTGCCCCTTCGTTACTTTAATGTAGCGGGTGCTAAGCCAGATGGATCCATCGGAGAAGACCATGGACCAGAGACCCATCTCTTGCCGATCGTCTTGCAAGTGGCCCAAGGCAAACGCGAGAAGATCTCCATTTTTGGGGACGACTACAAGACACCAGATGGGACCAATGTTCGGGACTACGTCCATCCATTTGATTTGGCAGATGCCCATCTTTTAGCAGTGGAGTATCTGCGTAATGGCAATCCATCGACTGCCTTTAATCTGGGCTCATCGACTGGATTCTCCAATCTTCAAATCGTTGAAGCAGCTCGCAAGGTGACGGGACATCCGATCCCACTTGAGCTGGCTGATCGCAGACCAGGAGATCCAGATACCTTGATTGCATCATCTGAGAAGGCGCGTGCCATCCTCGGCTGGCAACCAAAATTTGACAATATCGAAACCATTATCCAAACAGCCTGGGCTTGGCATTCCAGCCACCCAGATGGCTACAATGATCGATAA